A genomic window from Acinetobacter lwoffii includes:
- a CDS encoding YdcH family protein, whose protein sequence is MKTKDCNKKIKYMFPEYRDLIVQLREENPYFAKLFEEHNELDKEISQLELDPVNHINNDIEAIKRKKLKLKDEIYKILTRTAQVE, encoded by the coding sequence ATGAAAACCAAAGATTGCAATAAGAAAATCAAATACATGTTTCCCGAATACCGCGACTTGATTGTGCAACTTCGCGAGGAAAATCCCTATTTTGCCAAGTTATTCGAGGAACATAATGAGCTGGACAAAGAAATCAGCCAGCTTGAACTTGATCCAGTCAATCATATCAACAATGATATTGAGGCGATCAAGCGTAAAAAACTGAAATTAAAAGATGAAATCTATAAAATACTGACTCGAACAGCTCAAGTTGAGTGA
- the pnp gene encoding polyribonucleotide nucleotidyltransferase — MFNIIRKEFQFGQHNVILETGRVARQANTVVITMGGVQVLVAVVAQPKAKAGQDFFPLTVNYQEKQYAAGRIPGGYGKREGRQSEAETLISRLIDRPIRPLFPEGYFNEIQVTATVISSDKTMDADIAAMLGTSAALSIAGTPFRGPIGGARVGLINGEYILNPNLEQLKESDLDLVVAGTESAVLMVESEAKELSEDQMLGAVLFGHDEMQIAIQAIKEFAAAAGAVESTWVAPVKNEELLGKLKEAFEAKISEAYTIAVKQDRYAALDALYAEAVAQFVPENDETGIAEEVNELFEDLKYRTVRDNILSGKPRIDGRDTKTVRAIDVQVGVLDRAHGSALFTRGETQALVTTTLGNTRDALMVDTLAGTKTDNFMLHYNFPAYSVGETGRESGPKRREIGHGRLARRGVQAVLPAADRFPYVIRIVSDITESNGSSSMASVCGASLSLMDAGVPLKAPVAGIAMGLVKEGERFAVLSDILGDEDHLGDMDFKVAGSANGITALQMDIKIEGITEEIMESALNQAYAGRMHILNEMNQVISRARPEISMHAPTFQVININPDKIRDVIGKGGATIRAITEETKAAIDIEDNGTVRVFGETKAAAQAAVAKIQALTAEIEPGTIYTGKVIRIVEFGAFVNILPGTDGLLHISQISNERIANVADVLKEGQEVKVQVADVDNRGRIKLTMKDIEQV, encoded by the coding sequence ATGTTTAATATTATTCGTAAAGAATTCCAATTCGGTCAGCACAACGTTATCCTGGAAACAGGTCGTGTTGCCCGTCAGGCAAATACTGTTGTGATCACCATGGGCGGCGTACAAGTACTTGTTGCTGTTGTGGCACAGCCTAAAGCAAAAGCAGGTCAAGACTTCTTCCCATTGACTGTAAACTATCAAGAAAAGCAATATGCTGCTGGTCGTATCCCGGGTGGTTATGGCAAGCGTGAAGGCCGTCAGTCTGAAGCTGAAACTTTGATTTCACGTCTGATTGACCGTCCAATTCGTCCGTTGTTCCCAGAAGGTTACTTTAACGAAATTCAAGTTACAGCTACTGTTATTTCTTCTGACAAAACCATGGATGCTGACATTGCTGCAATGTTAGGTACTTCAGCTGCATTGTCTATCGCTGGTACACCTTTCCGTGGTCCGATTGGTGGCGCGCGCGTTGGTTTAATCAACGGTGAATACATCCTGAACCCAAACCTTGAACAACTTAAAGAGTCTGATCTTGATCTTGTTGTTGCGGGTACGGAATCTGCAGTATTGATGGTTGAATCTGAAGCGAAAGAGCTTTCAGAAGACCAAATGCTGGGCGCTGTATTGTTCGGTCATGACGAAATGCAAATTGCGATCCAGGCGATCAAAGAATTTGCTGCAGCTGCAGGCGCGGTTGAGTCAACTTGGGTTGCTCCAGTTAAAAACGAAGAACTTCTTGGTAAATTGAAAGAAGCTTTCGAAGCGAAAATCTCTGAAGCTTACACGATTGCAGTGAAACAAGACCGTTATGCGGCACTTGACGCGCTTTATGCAGAAGCAGTTGCACAGTTCGTTCCTGAAAATGACGAAACTGGCATTGCAGAAGAAGTAAATGAGCTGTTCGAAGACCTTAAATACCGTACCGTACGTGACAACATCCTGTCTGGTAAGCCACGTATTGATGGTCGTGATACCAAAACTGTTCGTGCAATCGACGTACAAGTAGGCGTTCTAGATCGTGCTCATGGTTCTGCATTGTTCACACGTGGTGAAACTCAAGCCTTGGTCACAACGACTTTGGGTAATACACGTGATGCGTTGATGGTTGATACTCTTGCAGGTACCAAAACTGACAACTTCATGTTGCACTACAACTTCCCTGCATACTCTGTAGGTGAAACGGGTCGTGAATCTGGTCCTAAGCGTCGTGAAATCGGTCACGGTCGTCTGGCACGTCGTGGTGTTCAAGCTGTACTTCCTGCGGCTGACCGCTTCCCATACGTGATCCGTATCGTATCTGACATCACTGAATCTAACGGTTCATCTTCAATGGCGTCTGTATGTGGTGCTTCATTATCATTGATGGATGCTGGTGTTCCACTTAAAGCACCAGTTGCAGGTATTGCGATGGGTCTAGTGAAAGAAGGCGAGCGTTTCGCAGTTCTTTCTGACATCTTGGGTGATGAAGATCACTTGGGCGACATGGACTTTAAAGTAGCTGGTTCTGCAAACGGTATTACTGCGCTACAAATGGACATCAAGATCGAAGGTATCACTGAAGAGATCATGGAATCTGCATTGAATCAGGCTTATGCGGGTCGTATGCACATCTTGAATGAGATGAACCAAGTGATTTCACGTGCGCGTCCTGAAATTTCGATGCACGCACCGACATTCCAGGTGATCAACATTAACCCGGATAAAATCCGTGATGTGATCGGTAAAGGCGGCGCGACCATTCGTGCAATTACTGAAGAAACTAAAGCAGCGATCGATATCGAAGATAACGGTACAGTTCGCGTATTTGGTGAAACTAAAGCGGCTGCGCAAGCTGCAGTTGCCAAGATCCAGGCACTTACTGCTGAAATCGAGCCAGGTACAATTTATACAGGTAAAGTGATTCGTATCGTTGAATTCGGTGCGTTCGTAAATATCCTGCCAGGTACTGATGGCTTGCTTCACATCTCTCAAATCTCAAACGAACGTATTGCGAACGTGGCAGATGTATTGAAAGAAGGTCAAGAAGTGAAAGTACAGGTTGCGGATGTTGATAACCGTGGCCGTATCAAATTGACGATGAAAGACATCGAACAAGTTTAA
- the rpsO gene encoding 30S ribosomal protein S15: MALTNADRAEIMAKFARAENDTGSPEVQVALLTAQINDLQGHFKEHKHDHHSRRGLIRMVNQRRKLLDYLNGKDHGRYVALIGALGLRR, from the coding sequence ATGGCTTTAACTAACGCAGATCGCGCAGAGATCATGGCTAAATTCGCTCGCGCTGAAAACGACACTGGTTCACCAGAAGTTCAAGTAGCTCTTTTAACTGCTCAAATCAATGATTTACAAGGTCATTTCAAAGAGCACAAACACGACCACCATAGCCGTCGCGGTCTTATCCGTATGGTTAACCAACGTCGTAAACTACTTGACTACCTTAACGGTAAAGACCACGGTCGTTATGTAGCATTGATCGGTGCTTTAGGTTTACGTCGTTAA
- a CDS encoding DUF2147 domain-containing protein, translated as MRKLLNTLVMGMSLAAVSSLAFAYEDPLLGKWKTIDDQSGYSRADVEIRKKADGSYEGVIVETRSLPGAEKMGICHKCPGQLKNKPFLGLPFIWDFKADPKKPREYHDGKVLDPISGKVYKGKARLSANGKRLTLRGYVGVSVIGRSVTWVKY; from the coding sequence ATGAGAAAATTATTGAATACTCTAGTAATGGGGATGAGTTTAGCAGCAGTTTCTAGCTTGGCCTTTGCCTATGAAGATCCGTTATTGGGTAAATGGAAAACCATCGATGATCAATCGGGTTATTCTCGTGCGGATGTGGAAATTCGCAAGAAAGCAGATGGCAGTTATGAAGGGGTGATTGTCGAAACACGCAGCCTGCCTGGCGCAGAAAAAATGGGGATCTGTCATAAATGTCCAGGTCAGCTCAAGAACAAGCCTTTTCTAGGCCTGCCGTTTATCTGGGATTTTAAGGCAGATCCGAAAAAGCCGCGGGAATACCATGATGGCAAAGTGCTTGATCCGATCAGTGGCAAAGTTTACAAAGGTAAAGCACGCTTAAGTGCCAATGGCAAACGTCTTACCTTGCGTGGTTATGTCGGGGTATCGGTAATTGGCCGCAGTGTAACCTGGGTAAAATATTAA
- a CDS encoding cation:proton antiporter domain-containing protein — translation MSILLQITLVLVIALLIVPLSKRLRLPSVLGYLLTGIILSPSLLHLIQTPEVMSSFMQVSLMALMFWIGLQLRPQRIVQINPSLWMMAALQVLISTLIFTLMAWVFLQQSLLASIVIGLAGSLSALTLVIQHLNHQEQFATSYGQQAYSILLIHALLAILVIAAIPLFAGIRSTEHGVAYFAALIATLSGLFLCNRYLMQPLYRWIAKSGSHELHAIVAIAVTLGLLVLMNTLGLNLFLGALFAGILLADSDFRPAVESTIRPFQGVLIGLAFISLGMSLHLADLLDFPGMILGGTFALILVKFAISLALARYHQNSWRNSTLLAASLAQGGEFALLALVIAVSDQIITANLLSPLLWMVSFSLLLTPAFYWLLHSQILPRLDRHNHLAATFETDSNPQAHTPILLIGFGRFGQIIARILLQQQHAFSVMDSNLPATELLAQYDIPFYQADATEPEALIQTGIATAQQVIVAIDDIEDSMLIVRHLRLNYPETCLWIRARDRHHVHLLQDLGVKHIWRETYLSALELSQALLNQLNPDLENSQQQIQNFREQDEKLLNSQYHLDPDEHPNYENQRSSLAELEHLFAQDQRHKAQKQATQQQQDTNGAGIDTLRDELS, via the coding sequence ATGTCGATACTGTTACAAATAACACTGGTTCTGGTCATTGCACTGTTGATAGTGCCACTGAGTAAAAGGCTCAGATTGCCAAGTGTGCTGGGCTATCTGTTAACAGGGATCATCTTAAGTCCAAGCCTTTTGCACCTGATTCAGACACCCGAAGTCATGAGTAGTTTCATGCAAGTCAGCCTGATGGCACTGATGTTCTGGATCGGCCTGCAACTCAGACCACAACGCATTGTGCAGATTAATCCCTCCCTGTGGATGATGGCTGCTTTACAGGTACTAATCAGCACCCTGATTTTCACGCTCATGGCCTGGGTTTTCCTTCAGCAAAGCCTACTCGCCAGCATTGTAATTGGACTCGCCGGCAGTTTGTCCGCCCTGACTTTGGTGATTCAACATCTCAATCATCAGGAACAGTTCGCCACCAGCTATGGTCAGCAAGCCTATTCGATTCTGCTGATTCATGCTCTGTTGGCCATTCTGGTGATTGCAGCCATTCCCTTATTTGCCGGGATTCGCTCGACCGAACATGGCGTGGCCTACTTTGCTGCCCTCATCGCGACGTTGAGCGGTCTGTTCCTGTGTAATCGCTACCTGATGCAACCGCTGTATCGCTGGATTGCCAAAAGTGGCAGTCATGAACTGCATGCGATTGTCGCGATTGCGGTGACCTTGGGGTTGCTGGTGTTAATGAATACCCTTGGACTGAATCTATTTCTCGGCGCCTTGTTTGCCGGCATTTTACTGGCAGATTCAGATTTCCGGCCTGCGGTAGAAAGTACGATTCGACCTTTTCAGGGCGTGTTGATCGGCTTGGCCTTTATCAGTCTGGGCATGTCACTGCACTTAGCTGATCTGCTGGATTTCCCCGGAATGATTCTGGGCGGCACTTTCGCTTTGATCTTGGTCAAGTTTGCAATCAGTCTGGCATTGGCACGTTATCATCAAAATAGCTGGCGCAATAGTACCCTGCTGGCAGCCAGTCTGGCGCAAGGCGGCGAATTTGCCTTACTGGCACTGGTGATTGCAGTATCCGACCAGATTATTACGGCCAATCTACTGTCCCCCTTGCTTTGGATGGTGAGTTTTTCCTTGCTGCTGACCCCCGCATTTTATTGGTTATTGCATAGCCAGATCTTACCGCGTCTGGATCGCCACAATCATCTGGCGGCAACCTTTGAAACCGATTCCAATCCTCAAGCCCATACACCAATCCTGCTGATTGGCTTTGGCCGCTTCGGACAGATTATTGCCCGGATTTTACTGCAGCAGCAACACGCTTTTAGTGTCATGGACAGCAATTTGCCAGCCACTGAACTTCTGGCGCAGTACGACATCCCTTTCTATCAGGCAGATGCAACAGAACCGGAAGCCTTGATACAGACCGGCATTGCTACAGCGCAACAGGTGATTGTGGCGATTGATGATATTGAAGACTCGATGCTGATCGTGCGGCATCTGCGGCTGAATTATCCTGAAACCTGTTTATGGATACGTGCCCGTGACCGGCATCATGTGCATTTATTGCAGGATTTGGGCGTGAAACACATCTGGCGTGAAACTTATCTTTCAGCTTTGGAACTCAGTCAGGCCTTACTAAACCAGCTCAATCCTGACCTCGAAAATAGCCAGCAACAGATTCAAAACTTCCGCGAACAGGATGAAAAACTGCTCAACAGCCAATATCATCTGGATCCGGATGAACATCCAAATTATGAAAATCAGCGGAGCAGTTTAGCCGAACTGGAGCATCTGTTTGCCCAGGATCAACGCCATAAAGCGCAAAAACAAGCTACACAGCAGCAACAGGATACAAACGGCGCAGGAATTGATACGTTAAGAGATGAACTGTCATAA
- a CDS encoding chaperone modulator CbpM: MTTIQYQESFSQGYTPSEIIDDRSFDLIHFAEACGQSPEWVMQLIEHGILPNRSTTPTSTFLGEDISRAQRAYRLQRDFDASFSAVAMMLDLIDEVQELRREVKHLHFK; the protein is encoded by the coding sequence ATGACTACGATTCAGTACCAAGAAAGTTTTTCCCAAGGTTATACCCCCTCAGAAATTATAGACGATCGTTCATTTGACTTGATCCACTTTGCAGAAGCGTGTGGACAAAGCCCGGAATGGGTCATGCAGTTAATTGAACATGGAATTTTACCAAATCGTTCTACAACCCCGACCAGCACTTTCCTCGGTGAAGATATCTCGCGTGCACAACGCGCCTATCGCCTGCAACGCGATTTTGATGCCTCATTTAGCGCCGTTGCCATGATGCTGGACCTCATTGATGAAGTGCAGGAGTTACGTCGCGAGGTCAAACATTTGCACTTCAAGTAA
- a CDS encoding magnesium transporter CorA family protein: MQVYYFYQHPTEHHIFVQKEPIAQAEPEFIWIDYTRADVVNRAETWQKEIEQQTHLYLNELHVNDILNLEHPCVFDSMDDYELLIFRKLITPDDDIESGEQALEQHEKVFGLATTPISFIMTPQVLITVREQGNKAIKNYISRIETHVIRSTQEQNKSRKLPMTPLDLSLRLLNSMVDGYLDLRVPLTRRVEFWQQELLQGHRRFTKWNQLLQESISFQQVENLCEEQIDTLQELRDEIIDNYPHLKGKKKSERQDIMLVRMNDLVSHVERIQKHTVRLRASIQAAIDLHFSAIANQTNENMRILAIITAIFAPLTLLTGIYGMNFEFIPGAKSPVGFWSMLMIMFISTVLLVYYFYRRHLVGRGERSVIDLLAQQHKNQHVNLFWFLDYEPIKQSVKETMKEVEKLTKLK; the protein is encoded by the coding sequence ATGCAGGTTTATTATTTTTACCAACATCCGACCGAACATCATATTTTTGTACAAAAAGAGCCTATTGCTCAAGCCGAACCTGAATTTATCTGGATCGACTATACCCGGGCAGATGTGGTTAATCGGGCTGAGACTTGGCAAAAAGAAATAGAACAGCAGACCCATTTATACCTAAACGAATTGCATGTAAACGATATTCTTAATTTAGAACATCCTTGTGTATTTGATAGCATGGATGACTATGAGTTGCTTATTTTTCGCAAGCTGATTACCCCGGATGATGACATCGAGAGCGGTGAGCAGGCGCTGGAACAGCATGAAAAAGTATTTGGTCTGGCGACTACTCCGATTAGTTTTATCATGACTCCTCAAGTGCTGATTACAGTACGTGAGCAAGGCAATAAAGCAATAAAAAATTATATTTCCCGTATTGAAACCCATGTGATCCGTTCCACTCAGGAACAAAATAAGTCACGAAAACTCCCGATGACCCCGCTGGATTTATCGTTACGTTTGCTGAATAGCATGGTGGATGGTTATTTGGATTTACGTGTGCCTTTAACCCGACGGGTTGAATTCTGGCAACAGGAGTTATTACAGGGGCATCGCCGCTTTACTAAATGGAACCAGTTATTGCAAGAAAGCATATCTTTTCAACAAGTGGAAAATCTCTGTGAAGAGCAAATTGATACCTTGCAAGAACTGCGAGATGAAATTATCGATAATTATCCACACTTGAAAGGCAAGAAGAAGTCGGAACGGCAGGATATTATGCTGGTCCGAATGAATGACCTGGTCAGCCATGTAGAGCGCATCCAAAAACACACTGTTCGTTTGCGTGCCTCGATTCAGGCGGCTATCGACCTGCATTTTTCAGCCATTGCTAATCAGACCAATGAAAATATGCGCATCTTGGCGATAATTACCGCTATTTTTGCACCGCTGACCTTATTGACCGGGATTTACGGGATGAACTTTGAATTTATTCCGGGGGCGAAATCTCCTGTCGGGTTCTGGAGTATGTTAATGATCATGTTCATTAGCACGGTATTGCTGGTGTATTATTTCTATCGCAGACATCTGGTCGGCCGAGGGGAGCGCAGTGTGATTGATCTACTGGCACAACAGCATAAGAATCAACACGTGAATCTGTTCTGGTTCCTGGACTATGAGCCGATTAAGCAATCAGTGAAAGAGACCATGAAAGAAGTTGAAAAGCTGACCAAATTAAAATAG
- a CDS encoding Hsp33 family molecular chaperone HslO, with amino-acid sequence MSDLRQRFFIEDSPVRGEVVHLEEALQTILAQRDYAPAVKILLGEMLSATALLASTLKIKGRISLQIQASGTFKWAMAECNHLGEVRALADYEEDPHFLVGEDSSTVLKSLTSPVLFINIEPEFGERYQGIVPLDKENLAGCLMQYYDLSAQIPTRIVLASDHQRAGGLLIQLLPRNSEEEQRRVDEDLWPRLTMLTETLKTEELVGLQATDILYRLYNEEEVRLPDTEVLKFGCTCSKERCAVALQQIGVESIRETLEFQNPIEMDCQFCNSQYTFTAEEALGLFGKHLS; translated from the coding sequence ATGTCTGATTTACGCCAACGCTTTTTTATTGAAGATAGCCCTGTTCGTGGTGAAGTGGTGCATCTTGAAGAAGCTTTACAAACCATTTTAGCGCAACGTGACTATGCCCCTGCAGTTAAAATCCTGCTAGGTGAAATGCTCAGTGCCACTGCACTGCTGGCCAGCACATTGAAGATTAAAGGACGTATCAGCCTGCAAATTCAGGCATCAGGCACATTTAAATGGGCTATGGCTGAATGTAACCATTTGGGTGAAGTTCGCGCTTTGGCTGACTATGAAGAAGATCCGCACTTTCTGGTCGGTGAAGACAGCAGTACCGTGTTGAAGTCACTCACCTCTCCGGTTCTGTTCATCAATATCGAACCAGAATTTGGCGAGCGTTATCAGGGGATTGTACCCCTTGATAAAGAAAATTTGGCGGGCTGTCTGATGCAGTATTATGACCTGTCTGCACAGATTCCAACGCGCATTGTGCTGGCGAGCGACCATCAGCGTGCAGGTGGTTTACTGATTCAGCTGTTACCACGTAATAGTGAAGAAGAACAACGCCGGGTAGATGAAGACCTATGGCCACGTCTGACCATGCTCACAGAGACCCTAAAAACTGAAGAGTTAGTCGGTTTGCAAGCCACTGATATTCTGTATCGTTTATATAATGAAGAAGAAGTGCGTCTGCCAGATACGGAAGTGTTGAAGTTCGGTTGTACCTGCTCTAAAGAGCGTTGTGCAGTCGCTTTACAGCAAATCGGCGTAGAGTCGATCCGTGAAACGCTGGAATTCCAGAATCCGATCGAGATGGACTGCCAGTTCTGTAATAGCCAATATACCTTTACGGCTGAAGAAGCCTTGGGTCTATTTGGTAAACACCTGAGCTAA
- a CDS encoding primosomal protein N', whose protein sequence is MQNSHTDSSLLYRVRVAVPVHVFDCFDYTMSAEQFEQAQIGARVLVSFGRQNLVGVIIEKLPADTPLDPRFKLKAVTELLDERAIIDAKVLSLLTWSAQYYQFPIGEVVHSALPTLLRQGKPYNLLARTWKFLDPDAEAKVRRSDKQQEAYRILKLHPVGTTENVLNMAGIETATLKALEKKEICACVLEPQDFNPQPMQLAQMPLTANPEQKHAVEQVLKYRNQYQAFLLDGLTGSGKTEVYLQIMEQVLKQGKQVLVLVPEIGLTPQTISRFQSRFHCHIALLHSGLNDSKRLQAWQSAETGKASIVLGTRSAIYTPMPNLGLIILDEEHDLSFKQQEGFRYHARDVALYRGHLQQCPVILGSATPSIDSYALVQHGKMQALELNQRAGTALMPKIHILDLKVAQKKHGISLQLIQDIKKRLEKKEQVLIFLNRRGYAPVLLCGSCGWQAKCPHCDANFTVHRQPYQHLHCHHCGTIHRMPEHCPQCQHQELITLGMGTGKVEEHLNELFPDFEVIRVDRDSTSRVGSWQKIYDKIQKSEPAILLGTQMLAKGHHFPYVTLVAILDIDSGLLSVDFRATERTAQLIVQVAGRAGRGEHKGDVYLQTLRPDHALLNTLVNENYRVFAQQTLKERQMARMPPYRYAILIRCESKDQSQNTEFLQKHAALLRQYPDLELDIWGPIPAPMERKAGRYQSHMVLLSADRPRLHYYVRSWWQNMLQDKPSSMKLTLDIDPQELS, encoded by the coding sequence ATGCAAAATTCTCACACCGATTCCAGTCTACTTTATCGCGTACGCGTTGCTGTACCTGTACATGTATTTGATTGTTTTGATTACACAATGAGTGCAGAACAATTTGAACAGGCGCAGATTGGCGCACGTGTACTGGTATCGTTTGGTCGGCAGAATCTGGTCGGGGTGATTATCGAAAAACTGCCTGCAGACACTCCTCTCGACCCACGCTTTAAGCTTAAGGCAGTAACCGAACTGCTCGATGAACGCGCCATTATAGATGCCAAAGTTTTAAGTTTGTTGACATGGTCAGCGCAGTATTACCAGTTTCCGATCGGTGAAGTCGTCCACAGTGCCCTGCCGACTCTGTTGCGTCAGGGTAAGCCTTATAACCTGCTGGCCCGTACCTGGAAATTCCTGGACCCTGATGCCGAGGCCAAAGTACGCCGTTCGGACAAGCAGCAGGAAGCTTACCGGATTTTAAAACTGCATCCGGTCGGGACCACTGAAAATGTGCTGAACATGGCCGGGATTGAAACCGCGACCTTAAAAGCGCTGGAGAAAAAAGAGATTTGCGCCTGTGTGCTGGAGCCACAAGATTTCAATCCGCAGCCGATGCAGCTGGCACAAATGCCGCTTACTGCCAATCCTGAACAAAAACATGCAGTCGAACAGGTATTAAAATATCGCAATCAATATCAAGCTTTTTTACTGGATGGTCTGACCGGCAGCGGTAAAACTGAAGTGTATTTGCAGATCATGGAACAGGTACTGAAACAGGGCAAACAGGTGCTGGTGCTGGTGCCGGAAATCGGCCTGACGCCGCAAACCATCAGCCGTTTTCAGTCCCGTTTTCATTGCCATATTGCGTTGCTGCATTCCGGGCTGAATGATTCCAAACGGCTACAAGCCTGGCAGTCGGCAGAAACCGGCAAAGCCTCAATCGTACTCGGTACACGTTCTGCCATTTATACCCCGATGCCGAATCTGGGCCTGATCATTCTGGATGAAGAACATGACCTGTCCTTTAAACAGCAGGAAGGCTTCCGCTATCATGCCCGCGATGTCGCCCTGTACCGCGGCCATTTACAGCAATGTCCGGTAATCTTAGGGTCAGCCACACCAAGCATTGACAGTTATGCGCTGGTGCAACATGGCAAGATGCAGGCACTGGAGCTGAACCAGCGTGCCGGCACGGCCTTGATGCCCAAAATCCATATTCTGGATTTAAAAGTTGCGCAAAAAAAGCATGGGATTAGCCTGCAATTGATTCAGGACATCAAAAAGCGCCTGGAGAAAAAAGAACAGGTGCTGATTTTTTTAAACCGCCGTGGCTATGCCCCCGTCCTGCTGTGTGGCAGCTGTGGCTGGCAGGCGAAATGTCCGCACTGTGATGCCAACTTCACTGTACACCGCCAGCCTTATCAGCATCTACATTGCCATCACTGCGGTACTATTCACCGTATGCCGGAACACTGCCCACAATGTCAGCATCAGGAACTGATTACACTGGGTATGGGCACCGGCAAAGTCGAAGAGCATCTGAATGAGCTCTTTCCGGATTTTGAGGTGATTCGGGTCGATCGCGATTCCACCAGTCGGGTCGGCAGCTGGCAAAAAATCTATGACAAGATTCAGAAAAGCGAACCTGCCATTTTGCTTGGCACCCAGATGCTGGCCAAAGGCCATCATTTTCCTTATGTGACGCTGGTGGCGATTCTGGATATCGATTCCGGTCTGCTCAGTGTGGATTTCCGTGCTACTGAACGGACTGCACAACTGATTGTGCAGGTGGCAGGCCGCGCAGGCCGTGGTGAACATAAGGGTGATGTTTACCTACAGACCCTCAGACCTGATCATGCCCTGCTGAATACCCTGGTCAATGAAAATTATCGCGTATTTGCCCAGCAAACCTTAAAAGAACGGCAGATGGCCAGAATGCCGCCCTATCGTTATGCCATCCTGATTCGCTGTGAATCCAAGGATCAGTCACAAAATACCGAATTCTTACAGAAACATGCAGCACTCCTCAGGCAATATCCTGATCTGGAGCTGGACATCTGGGGACCGATTCCTGCGCCAATGGAACGCAAGGCGGGGCGCTATCAGTCGCATATGGTGCTATTGTCAGCGGATCGTCCACGTTTGCATTACTATGTGCGTAGCTGGTGGCAAAACATGCTGCAGGACAAACCTTCTAGCATGAAGCTCACGCTGGACATCGACCCTCAGGAACTGAGCTAA